A stretch of Halomonas elongata DSM 2581 DNA encodes these proteins:
- a CDS encoding FGGY family carbohydrate kinase, translating into MTTSTILAIDQGTTNSKAVLVDFGGNIIAKAQVGIPCQYPQPGWVEQSGEGIVQTVKEAIDACLSVSPDIEVAAVGISSQRESAIAWDSASGLPLAPCVSWQCRRSQPFCEELKRLGLNARVHELSGLPIDPLFSGSKFRWLLDSFDHSVSRHRVRLGNIDSWLLWNLTGGEVHLTDTSNASRTQLCDISSGQWSPELLDVFGIDSEMLPEIRPSSHMFGKTREFGSLKAGIPIMSMIGDSHAALFAQGGFRPGIVKATYGTGSSVMTTTQDQPIRAEGLATTVAWETPEQRVYALEGNITVSAAILPWTAKLLGLGGSVDRLAELAESADGEGQAILVPAMVGLGAPRWVGDITGLLDGLTFNTEPADVARAAFESIVFQIKDVVDVMRSAGQRHGLPPLTALKADGGASANGWLMQLQADTLGIMVQRAAQAELSAVGAALLAGLELGVWPTLEALEGVLSTFDTFEGLGVDQDIRHQAWIRSVERTLSQSKG; encoded by the coding sequence ATGACGACGTCGACCATTCTCGCTATCGACCAGGGTACGACCAACTCCAAGGCGGTACTAGTGGACTTCGGCGGGAACATCATCGCCAAGGCGCAAGTAGGGATTCCCTGCCAGTATCCTCAGCCGGGGTGGGTCGAGCAGTCAGGCGAAGGAATCGTCCAGACCGTCAAGGAAGCCATCGACGCCTGCCTCTCGGTAAGCCCTGATATTGAAGTTGCCGCTGTAGGCATATCGTCTCAGCGGGAATCTGCCATTGCCTGGGATAGTGCAAGCGGTTTACCGCTCGCCCCCTGCGTTAGTTGGCAGTGCCGACGTAGTCAGCCCTTCTGCGAGGAGCTCAAGCGCCTCGGCCTCAATGCCAGGGTCCATGAGCTCTCCGGTCTGCCCATCGACCCGCTATTTTCCGGCTCCAAGTTTCGCTGGTTACTTGATTCCTTCGACCACAGTGTCAGCCGGCATCGCGTCCGGTTGGGCAATATCGACAGCTGGCTGCTGTGGAATCTCACTGGTGGGGAAGTGCACCTCACGGATACGTCTAACGCGTCCCGGACTCAGCTGTGTGATATCTCCAGTGGCCAGTGGTCGCCAGAGTTGCTCGATGTCTTCGGTATTGATAGCGAGATGCTGCCGGAGATTCGTCCTTCGAGTCATATGTTTGGCAAGACCCGTGAGTTCGGGTCGCTCAAAGCCGGGATTCCGATCATGTCCATGATCGGTGATTCCCACGCGGCGTTATTCGCCCAGGGTGGTTTTCGTCCCGGTATCGTCAAGGCGACGTACGGAACCGGATCCTCAGTGATGACCACGACCCAGGACCAGCCGATACGCGCCGAGGGTCTGGCGACGACGGTGGCTTGGGAAACGCCGGAGCAGCGGGTATATGCCCTTGAAGGCAACATCACGGTGAGCGCGGCGATATTGCCTTGGACCGCGAAGCTTCTGGGCCTCGGCGGCTCTGTCGATCGCCTGGCCGAACTCGCAGAGTCGGCCGACGGCGAAGGTCAGGCGATCTTAGTGCCGGCCATGGTGGGGTTAGGGGCGCCGCGCTGGGTCGGTGATATCACTGGGCTTCTGGATGGGCTGACCTTCAATACCGAACCTGCCGATGTGGCACGAGCGGCCTTCGAGTCGATCGTATTCCAGATCAAGGATGTCGTCGATGTCATGCGATCTGCCGGTCAGCGTCATGGGCTGCCGCCACTTACGGCGCTCAAGGCTGATGGAGGGGCCAGTGCCAACGGATGGCTGATGCAACTTCAGGCGGACACCTTGGGAATCATGGTCCAGAGAGCTGCTCAAGCAGAACTTTCAGCTGTCGGGGCGGCATTGCTGGCAGGCCTTGAACTTGGAGTCTGGCCGACGCTTGAGGCACTGGAGGGGGTGTTGTCGACTTTTGATACATTCGAAGGGCTCGGTGTGGACCAAGATATTCGCCATCAGGCGTGGATCAGGTCTGTGGAACGCACCCTCTCTCAATCGAAAGGCTAG
- a CDS encoding transketolase family protein, which translates to MSNPDTIQLHDCRNAFSKTLEALAEADDRIVSVCNDSIGSSKLGGFRDKWPERLINVGIAEQTLVGAGAGLANAGLVPFVCGASCFLTGRALEQIKADIAYSNANVKLCGVSSGVAYGELGPTHHSIEDLAWTRPLAGLDIFVPVDDVETAAVIRYVAQSDRPSFVRLSRMGVPRLLPENYEFQPGKAQTLREGQDITLIGCGVTVCRAMEAAERLAGEGIEARVVNFPSISPLDEETIVQCANDTRHVLTIEEHSVRGGMGSAIAEVVVSKAPCKMKLLGFPEFAPTGSAEWLLDHFGMSVNGIVDSAKALLK; encoded by the coding sequence ATGTCGAATCCCGATACCATCCAACTGCATGATTGCCGCAATGCCTTCTCGAAGACCCTGGAGGCCTTGGCGGAAGCAGATGATCGCATCGTCAGCGTCTGTAACGACTCTATCGGATCAAGCAAGCTCGGAGGATTCCGCGACAAGTGGCCCGAGCGGCTGATCAATGTCGGCATTGCCGAGCAGACCTTGGTCGGCGCTGGTGCAGGCTTGGCTAACGCAGGACTGGTGCCTTTCGTGTGTGGCGCCTCTTGTTTCCTGACCGGCCGAGCGCTCGAGCAGATCAAGGCGGATATCGCGTACTCGAATGCCAACGTGAAACTCTGTGGCGTCAGTAGTGGCGTCGCCTACGGCGAACTGGGGCCAACACACCACTCTATCGAGGACCTGGCCTGGACCAGGCCGCTGGCAGGGCTCGACATCTTTGTCCCGGTGGATGACGTGGAAACGGCCGCCGTGATTCGCTATGTCGCCCAAAGCGATCGTCCGAGCTTCGTTCGTCTGAGTCGCATGGGCGTGCCTAGATTGTTGCCGGAGAATTACGAATTCCAGCCCGGTAAGGCCCAAACCCTGCGCGAAGGCCAGGACATTACCTTGATTGGCTGCGGTGTGACCGTTTGCCGAGCCATGGAAGCGGCTGAGCGATTAGCCGGTGAGGGAATTGAGGCTCGCGTGGTCAACTTCCCGAGCATCTCTCCCCTGGATGAAGAGACTATCGTCCAGTGCGCCAACGACACCCGGCATGTACTGACCATCGAAGAGCATAGCGTGCGTGGTGGAATGGGCAGCGCCATCGCGGAGGTCGTGGTCAGCAAGGCTCCCTGCAAGATGAAACTGCTGGGGTTCCCCGAGTTTGCCCCGACGGGATCGGCCGAATGGCTACTTGATCACTTCGGGATGTCGGTGAATGGCATCGTTGACTCGGCCAAAGCGCTGCTCAAGTGA
- a CDS encoding transketolase: MTLRPLGPDELAQQCREMRKTIIKTIGNANMGHIGGDLSVIDILGTLYFNVLKVNPDEPTAPERDRFIMSKGHCAVALYTTMAHAGYFPVEELSTFVQPQSRLNGHPCNEKLPGVETSTGPLGHGLPVGVGAAIGAKLQKQDWEVFVVVGDGEIQEGSNWEAAMTAAHKKLDNLTLIIDRNRLQQGDRTHDVTSLEPLAERFSAFGWDALEVDGHDYAALIEALTAPRVADKPRCLVANTFKGKGVSFIQDRVEWHHKVPSPEQVEEALNELERGA; this comes from the coding sequence ATGACACTCAGACCATTGGGGCCCGATGAGTTGGCGCAGCAATGTCGTGAGATGAGAAAGACGATCATCAAAACCATCGGCAATGCCAATATGGGGCATATCGGTGGTGACTTATCCGTAATCGATATTCTCGGGACGCTGTACTTCAACGTGCTGAAAGTTAACCCGGATGAACCGACTGCCCCCGAGCGTGATCGTTTCATCATGAGCAAAGGGCATTGTGCGGTCGCGCTGTATACGACCATGGCGCACGCCGGTTACTTCCCGGTGGAGGAGCTGTCGACCTTTGTGCAGCCCCAGTCACGACTCAACGGCCACCCTTGTAACGAGAAGCTGCCCGGTGTGGAAACCAGCACCGGCCCTCTGGGACATGGGTTGCCTGTCGGGGTGGGGGCTGCCATCGGTGCCAAGCTTCAGAAGCAGGATTGGGAGGTCTTCGTCGTCGTTGGTGATGGGGAGATTCAGGAAGGCAGCAACTGGGAGGCAGCTATGACCGCTGCTCACAAAAAGCTGGACAACCTGACCCTGATTATTGATCGCAACCGGCTTCAGCAAGGGGATCGCACTCATGACGTGACGTCGCTGGAACCCCTGGCTGAACGTTTTAGTGCTTTTGGGTGGGATGCCCTGGAGGTAGACGGACACGACTACGCGGCGTTGATCGAAGCGCTGACGGCTCCTCGCGTCGCCGACAAACCCCGCTGTCTGGTGGCTAACACTTTCAAGGGCAAGGGCGTGTCCTTCATTCAGGATCGTGTCGAATGGCACCACAAGGTGCCGTCCCCGGAGCAAGTTGAAGAAGCCCTGAACGAGCTGGAGCGAGGCGCATAA
- the aroQ gene encoding type II 3-dehydroquinate dehydratase — protein MHKVLVLHGPNLNLLGTRQPEIYGDETLADIDNALRERAAQAGWEIACRQSNHEGELIDAIHAARLDGTGAIIINPAAYTHTSVAILDALNAFDGRVIEVHLSNVHKREAFRHHSYVSLRADGVIAGLGSQGYHAALEALIAAG, from the coding sequence ATGCACAAGGTCCTGGTCCTGCATGGCCCCAACCTCAACCTGCTGGGTACGCGTCAGCCGGAGATCTATGGCGACGAGACCCTGGCGGATATCGACAACGCCCTGCGCGAACGGGCGGCCCAAGCCGGCTGGGAGATCGCCTGCCGGCAGAGCAACCACGAGGGCGAACTGATCGATGCCATCCACGCTGCCCGCCTCGATGGCACCGGCGCGATCATCATCAATCCGGCGGCCTATACCCATACCTCGGTGGCGATTCTCGACGCCCTCAACGCCTTTGATGGCCGTGTCATCGAAGTACACCTTTCCAACGTCCACAAGCGCGAAGCCTTCCGCCATCACTCCTATGTCTCGTTGCGTGCCGACGGGGTGATCGCCGGTCTCGGCAGTCAGGGCTACCATGCCGCCCTGGAGGCATTGATCGCGGCCGGATGA
- the glnE gene encoding bifunctional [glutamate--ammonia ligase]-adenylyl-L-tyrosine phosphorylase/[glutamate--ammonia-ligase] adenylyltransferase gives MALPADFLPLDAIPEPLTSALRHTWERLAASLEQADNLASMQGQEAPSECWTALSPGRREQLARVLAVSGFAVETLVRHPDWLAHLDAEGELDEVPSEATLRDSLEERLEDAEDEAAMHAAIRRFRQARMLGIVWRDLTRPEGIDMWRTSGAVSRLAEVCLEAALSWLEKHVEPRWGRPTARADGSEQRLVVLGMGKLGAGELNLSSDIDLIFAFPEKGETQGGRKSLEHQEYFTKLGQKLIAALDAMTADGFAFRVDMRLRPLGDGGPLVGSFASLASYYQDQGREWERYAMLKARPVAGDLDAGDELLASLRPFVYRKYLDFGAIESLRELKSMINREVKRRGMEDNIKLGPGGIREVEFVVQAFQLIRGGRDTELQVTSLRAALERLPALGLLPQEVVDELEPDYRYLRDLEHVLQALEDRQTQTLPKGEIERERVALGLEMEDWPAVMGRLDEVRARVRRHFDAVIADPEEEAEQDDGATEANSGVDLEEWRALWRGHESEEEALALLEAGGYDAAASSHRRLMALRRSRQVQGMQRIGFERLDALMPLLLEAAADSDAPDTALERVLPLIEAVLRRTAYLALLRENPVALEHLMRLCSASPWIAEQLARHPILLDELLTPDTLYTPADKERLADELRQTLGRIPEDDEEGQLEALRVFKHAQVLHVAASDIAGTRHLMKVSDYLTYIAEVVLEAVLAMAWKHLTRKHGFPERREGGRCEQVPEFLIVGYGKLGGIELGYGSDLDLVFLHDGAGQGSTDGPRPIDNAVFFTRLGQRIIHLLTAMTPAGSLYEVDMRLRPSGNSGLLVSSLDAFADYQRREAWTWEHQALVRARVVAGHETLSERFAEIRCDILGSERDLGELRSEVVAMRNRMREHLAGKSEAGSFDLKHDPGGMVDIEFLCQYAVLAMGRETPELLTYSDNMRILETLEETDRLPADDCRRLREAYLACRTASHRSALTGDPARGSVEDFQVHRDAVIAVWERLLEPAS, from the coding sequence ATGGCCCTGCCTGCTGATTTCCTGCCCTTGGATGCCATTCCCGAACCGCTGACCTCGGCGCTGCGGCATACCTGGGAGCGTCTTGCCGCTTCGCTCGAGCAGGCCGACAACCTGGCCTCGATGCAGGGCCAGGAAGCCCCCAGCGAGTGCTGGACGGCGCTGTCTCCCGGGCGGCGTGAACAGTTGGCCCGGGTGCTGGCCGTTTCGGGCTTCGCCGTGGAGACGCTGGTGCGCCATCCCGACTGGCTCGCTCACCTGGATGCCGAGGGCGAGCTGGATGAAGTGCCTTCCGAAGCGACCCTGCGTGATTCGCTCGAGGAACGTCTTGAAGATGCCGAGGACGAGGCGGCCATGCACGCTGCCATCCGTCGCTTTCGGCAGGCCCGCATGCTGGGCATCGTGTGGCGCGACCTGACACGCCCCGAGGGCATCGACATGTGGCGCACCAGCGGCGCCGTGTCGCGCCTGGCCGAGGTCTGCCTGGAGGCGGCCTTGAGCTGGCTCGAGAAGCACGTCGAGCCGCGCTGGGGGCGCCCCACTGCGCGAGCCGATGGCAGCGAACAGCGCCTGGTGGTGCTGGGCATGGGCAAACTTGGCGCCGGCGAGCTCAATCTCTCCTCCGATATCGACCTGATCTTCGCCTTTCCGGAGAAGGGCGAGACCCAGGGCGGGCGCAAATCGCTGGAACATCAGGAATATTTCACCAAGCTCGGCCAGAAGCTGATCGCCGCGCTGGACGCGATGACCGCCGATGGCTTCGCCTTTCGGGTCGACATGCGGCTGCGCCCCCTGGGGGATGGCGGCCCCCTGGTCGGCAGCTTTGCCTCCCTGGCCAGCTACTATCAGGATCAAGGCCGGGAGTGGGAGCGCTACGCCATGCTCAAGGCGCGGCCGGTGGCCGGCGACCTCGATGCTGGTGACGAGCTGCTGGCGAGCCTGCGGCCCTTCGTCTATCGCAAGTATCTCGACTTCGGTGCCATCGAGTCGTTGCGTGAACTGAAGTCGATGATCAATCGCGAGGTCAAGCGCCGAGGCATGGAAGACAACATCAAGCTCGGCCCTGGCGGCATTCGCGAGGTCGAATTCGTGGTTCAGGCCTTCCAGCTGATTCGCGGGGGACGCGATACCGAGCTGCAGGTGACCTCGTTGCGTGCCGCGCTCGAACGTCTGCCGGCACTGGGGCTGCTGCCGCAGGAGGTGGTCGACGAACTCGAGCCGGATTACCGCTACCTGCGCGATCTGGAGCATGTCCTGCAGGCGCTCGAGGACCGCCAGACCCAGACTCTTCCCAAAGGCGAGATCGAACGCGAGCGCGTCGCTCTGGGGCTGGAAATGGAAGACTGGCCGGCGGTGATGGGGCGTCTCGACGAAGTCCGTGCCCGGGTGCGTCGGCATTTCGATGCGGTGATCGCCGATCCCGAGGAGGAAGCGGAGCAGGATGATGGCGCCACGGAGGCGAACAGCGGCGTCGATCTCGAGGAGTGGCGGGCCCTGTGGCGTGGCCATGAAAGCGAGGAGGAAGCCCTGGCGCTGCTCGAGGCGGGTGGCTACGACGCGGCGGCGTCCAGCCATCGTCGATTGATGGCACTGCGTCGTTCCCGTCAGGTCCAGGGCATGCAGCGCATCGGCTTCGAGCGTCTCGATGCCCTTATGCCGTTGCTGCTGGAGGCCGCTGCGGACAGTGACGCGCCCGATACTGCCCTGGAGCGCGTATTGCCGCTGATCGAGGCGGTACTGCGGCGCACCGCCTATCTGGCGCTGCTGCGCGAGAACCCGGTGGCCCTGGAGCATCTCATGCGCTTGTGCAGCGCCAGCCCCTGGATCGCCGAGCAGCTGGCGCGTCATCCCATCCTGCTCGACGAGCTGCTTACCCCGGATACCCTCTATACCCCGGCGGACAAGGAGCGCCTGGCCGACGAGCTGCGCCAGACCCTGGGGCGGATTCCCGAGGATGACGAGGAAGGCCAGCTCGAGGCGCTGCGGGTGTTCAAGCATGCTCAAGTGCTGCACGTCGCCGCCTCGGACATCGCCGGGACGCGTCACTTGATGAAGGTCAGCGATTACCTGACCTATATCGCCGAAGTGGTGCTCGAGGCGGTGCTGGCCATGGCCTGGAAGCACCTGACCCGCAAGCACGGCTTTCCCGAGCGCCGAGAGGGCGGTCGCTGCGAGCAGGTGCCGGAGTTTCTGATCGTCGGCTACGGCAAGCTCGGAGGCATCGAGCTTGGTTATGGCTCGGATCTGGATCTGGTGTTCCTGCACGATGGTGCCGGGCAGGGCAGCACCGACGGCCCGAGGCCCATCGACAACGCCGTGTTCTTCACCCGGCTCGGGCAGCGCATCATCCATTTGCTGACGGCGATGACGCCAGCGGGCAGCCTCTACGAGGTCGATATGCGCCTGCGCCCCTCGGGCAACTCGGGGCTGTTGGTCTCGAGCCTCGATGCCTTCGCCGATTACCAGCGCCGCGAAGCCTGGACCTGGGAGCATCAGGCCCTGGTCCGGGCGCGCGTGGTGGCGGGCCACGAAACCTTGAGCGAGCGTTTCGCCGAGATTCGCTGCGATATCCTCGGCAGCGAACGCGACCTCGGCGAGCTGCGGAGCGAAGTCGTGGCCATGCGCAACCGGATGCGCGAGCATCTTGCCGGCAAGAGTGAAGCCGGCAGCTTCGATCTCAAGCATGATCCGGGTGGCATGGTCGATATTGAATTCCTGTGCCAGTACGCGGTGCTGGCCATGGGGCGCGAAACGCCCGAACTGCTCACCTACAGCGATAACATGCGCATCCTCGAAACCCTGGAAGAGACCGATCGGCTGCCGGCCGACGACTGTCGCCGACTGCGCGAGGCCTACCTGGCCTGCCGCACGGCGTCCCATCGCTCGGCCCTGACGGGCGACCCGGCCCGTGGCAGTGTCGAGGACTTCCAGGTGCACCGCGATGCCGTCATCGCGGTGTGGGAACGGCTGCTCGAGCCGGCCTCATGA
- a CDS encoding diacylglycerol kinase: MKPGHTGFRHLVHSTRYSFKGLRAAYRYESAFRQETGLCLVLIPLAWWIGDEPVEWILLVGSCLLVLIVELLNTAVESVVDRIGPERHKLSGRAKDIGSAAVMLALIIAGLTWGLLVWDKFLG, translated from the coding sequence ATGAAACCTGGACACACCGGCTTTCGCCATCTGGTGCATTCCACCCGCTATTCCTTCAAGGGACTCAGGGCGGCCTATCGCTACGAGTCGGCTTTTCGCCAGGAGACTGGCCTCTGCCTGGTATTGATACCGCTGGCCTGGTGGATCGGCGATGAGCCGGTGGAGTGGATCCTGCTGGTCGGTAGCTGCCTGCTGGTGTTGATCGTCGAGCTGCTCAACACCGCTGTCGAGAGCGTGGTGGATCGCATCGGACCGGAGCGTCACAAGCTCTCCGGGCGTGCCAAGGACATCGGCTCGGCGGCGGTGATGCTGGCATTGATCATCGCTGGCCTGACCTGGGGACTTCTGGTGTGGGACAAGTTCCTGGGCTGA
- the dacB gene encoding D-alanyl-D-alanine carboxypeptidase/D-alanyl-D-alanine endopeptidase yields MFHRTLSCCLLVLSLLPLSVMASGFPRLSSLTDDGFRISAEARLLGTGDRADETLASLSPTLSLSPASVSKVYTAAAALDRFGPQHRFTTRLVGTAEPGPDGVLAGDLILDGGGDPALTSEDLWRLVQRLHQAGVREVTGQLVISQWRFGPVECITTDRCEARRQVDNAYSALLSSAGVNFGNWCVHVAPGSAPGASAEVTGCDSKVLLPGIDNRVDTKAADSGTQLSALRLTEGGGDVMRLSGQISTNAHPRDLYRASADPADQTAQLLMAMLERAGIPVRGGHSTSTVQPPGSAPQLAAVDGKPLQEILLRTLNYSNNFMADVLALDMANGPRPTLEQGGAAIESFAAGIPDHGPLTLRSGSGLTPENRATASGVNSLLAYMFDQPSLFPSFVAALQSPSNGVMRFIRKGPASFQERVMIKTGTLNEPVRVRAMTGYFRTRSNRWGAFTVLVNGTESTPYLNWTMVLERLSEDLAQLIESH; encoded by the coding sequence ATGTTTCATCGCACGCTGAGCTGCTGTCTGCTGGTCTTGTCATTGCTGCCGTTGTCCGTCATGGCCTCGGGATTTCCACGACTCTCGTCGCTGACCGACGATGGCTTCCGCATCAGTGCCGAGGCACGCTTGCTGGGCACGGGGGATCGTGCGGACGAGACCCTGGCGAGCCTGTCGCCGACGCTTTCCCTGTCGCCGGCCTCGGTCTCCAAGGTATACACGGCCGCGGCGGCCCTCGACCGCTTCGGTCCCCAGCACCGCTTCACCACGCGCCTGGTCGGCACTGCCGAGCCCGGCCCCGATGGCGTGCTCGCCGGCGATCTGATTCTCGATGGCGGGGGCGATCCGGCGTTGACCAGCGAGGACCTGTGGCGGCTGGTGCAGCGGCTGCATCAGGCCGGCGTGCGCGAGGTGACGGGGCAACTGGTCATCAGCCAGTGGCGCTTCGGCCCGGTGGAGTGCATCACCACCGATCGCTGCGAGGCGCGTCGCCAGGTGGACAACGCCTACAGTGCCTTGCTTTCCTCCGCGGGCGTCAACTTCGGCAACTGGTGCGTGCATGTCGCCCCGGGATCGGCACCCGGCGCGTCCGCAGAGGTCACCGGCTGCGACAGCAAGGTCCTGCTGCCGGGCATCGACAACCGGGTCGACACCAAGGCCGCCGACAGCGGCACCCAGCTATCGGCACTGCGACTGACCGAGGGCGGTGGCGACGTGATGCGTCTCAGTGGCCAGATTTCCACCAACGCCCATCCTCGTGACCTCTATCGCGCCAGCGCCGATCCGGCCGACCAGACGGCGCAATTGCTGATGGCGATGCTCGAACGTGCCGGCATTCCGGTCCGTGGCGGGCATTCCACCAGCACCGTGCAGCCGCCGGGCTCGGCGCCACAGTTGGCGGCGGTGGATGGCAAGCCTCTCCAGGAAATCCTCCTGAGGACCCTCAATTACTCCAACAATTTCATGGCCGACGTCCTGGCGCTGGACATGGCGAACGGTCCGCGCCCGACCCTGGAGCAGGGCGGCGCGGCCATCGAATCCTTCGCCGCCGGCATCCCCGACCATGGCCCGCTGACGCTGCGCAGCGGCAGCGGCCTGACGCCGGAGAATCGCGCCACCGCCAGCGGCGTGAACAGCCTGCTGGCCTACATGTTCGACCAGCCGTCGCTGTTCCCCAGCTTCGTGGCCGCTCTGCAGTCACCCAGCAACGGCGTGATGCGCTTCATCCGCAAGGGGCCGGCAAGCTTCCAGGAGCGCGTGATGATCAAGACCGGCACCCTCAACGAACCGGTGCGGGTGCGCGCGATGACCGGCTACTTCCGCACCCGTTCGAATCGCTGGGGGGCCTTCACCGTGCTGGTCAACGGCACCGAGTCGACGCCGTATCTCAACTGGACGATGGTGCTGGAACGTCTTTCCGAGGATTTGGCCCAACTTATTGAGTCACACTAG
- a CDS encoding DMT family transporter, translating to MSYVFLALAIIAEVVATSALKASEEFSRFWPSVLVVVGYVTAFYLLTLVFRTLPVGITYAVWAGLGIVLVTLVGMVVYGERPDLPAVLGMALIIGGVAVIQVFSSSTAH from the coding sequence ATGAGTTATGTGTTTCTCGCCCTGGCGATCATCGCCGAGGTAGTGGCGACCTCGGCCCTGAAGGCATCGGAAGAATTCTCACGCTTCTGGCCCAGCGTGCTGGTAGTGGTGGGCTATGTCACGGCCTTCTATCTGCTGACGCTGGTATTCCGCACCCTGCCGGTGGGCATCACCTATGCCGTCTGGGCCGGGCTGGGCATCGTGCTGGTGACCCTGGTCGGCATGGTGGTCTACGGCGAGCGCCCTGACCTGCCGGCGGTGCTGGGGATGGCCCTGATCATCGGTGGCGTGGCGGTTATCCAGGTATTTTCCTCATCGACGGCGCACTGA
- a CDS encoding PACE efflux transporter — MRSWKERVTHTVLFEAGGLVMVTPLASWLTGHGLGEIGMLAVGLASAAMLWNLIWNRLFDVWVPTRRRSLVQRMAQAFGFELGLLIMTLPAVAWWLGIGLIEAFWLDLGFMLFFLAYAMVFNTMFDHVMRRRLARGECG, encoded by the coding sequence ATGCGCTCCTGGAAGGAAAGGGTCACGCATACTGTGCTGTTCGAGGCAGGAGGGCTGGTCATGGTGACGCCGTTGGCGAGCTGGCTGACCGGGCACGGCCTGGGCGAGATCGGCATGCTGGCGGTGGGGCTGGCCAGTGCCGCCATGCTCTGGAACCTGATCTGGAACCGGCTCTTCGATGTCTGGGTGCCGACGCGCCGTCGCTCTCTCGTCCAGCGCATGGCTCAGGCCTTCGGCTTCGAGCTGGGACTTTTGATCATGACGCTGCCGGCGGTGGCATGGTGGCTCGGCATCGGGCTCATCGAGGCCTTCTGGCTGGATCTCGGTTTCATGCTGTTCTTCCTGGCCTACGCCATGGTATTCAACACGATGTTCGACCACGTCATGCGCCGGCGACTGGCGCGGGGGGAGTGTGGATGA
- a CDS encoding LysR family transcriptional regulator, with protein MSIMRWNLDQLEILIACAERGSFSAAARHLGRAQSAISTAIAHLETDLDCQLFDRTGRMPRLTEAGEALLHEARAVIRQCQRLESRARAIGQGEEARLVLAIDEALVEMPPVDETLEALAGHYPALQLTLLYGAQGDIAGWVEDRTADLGILLRQQDQGPLLEGIRIAHLQQALVVSRHHPLAELVAPSTGDLAGHRQLLIASRSEGDAWQPLSAQFWRLNSFYSMAELVTRGLGWALVPQHIAQYPPFRADLIHLASDALGTPPVIEVETVSRRDSGRGPIAQWLQRTLGERFRDHRLR; from the coding sequence ATGAGCATCATGCGCTGGAACCTCGACCAGTTGGAAATCCTCATCGCTTGCGCCGAGCGCGGCTCCTTCTCGGCAGCGGCCCGCCACCTGGGTCGTGCCCAGTCCGCGATCAGCACCGCCATCGCCCACCTGGAGACCGATCTCGATTGTCAGCTGTTCGACCGCACGGGACGCATGCCCCGTCTCACCGAGGCCGGCGAGGCGCTACTCCATGAGGCGCGGGCCGTGATTCGCCAGTGCCAGCGTCTCGAGTCCCGGGCCCGAGCCATCGGCCAGGGCGAAGAGGCCCGACTGGTGTTGGCCATCGACGAGGCGCTGGTGGAAATGCCGCCGGTGGACGAGACCCTGGAAGCGCTGGCCGGCCACTATCCGGCCCTGCAACTGACGCTGCTCTACGGCGCCCAGGGCGATATCGCCGGTTGGGTGGAGGACCGCACCGCCGACCTCGGCATCCTGCTGCGCCAGCAGGACCAGGGGCCACTGCTGGAAGGCATCCGCATCGCCCACCTCCAGCAGGCCCTGGTCGTGTCACGCCACCATCCGCTCGCCGAGCTGGTTGCCCCGTCGACGGGCGACCTGGCCGGGCACCGCCAGTTGCTGATCGCCTCACGCAGCGAGGGTGACGCCTGGCAACCGCTGAGCGCCCAGTTCTGGCGCCTCAACAGCTTCTACTCCATGGCCGAACTGGTGACCCGGGGGCTCGGCTGGGCCCTGGTGCCGCAGCACATCGCCCAGTACCCGCCCTTTCGCGCTGACCTCATCCATCTGGCCAGCGACGCCCTCGGCACCCCGCCGGTCATCGAGGTCGAGACGGTCTCCCGCCGCGACAGCGGGCGCGGCCCCATCGCCCAGTGGCTGCAACGCACCCTGGGCGAACGGTTTCGCGATCACCGACTCAGATAA